In Pseudobdellovibrio exovorus JSS, the genomic stretch TCTATCAACTTCCAAAAAATCGTGTGAAGAAGACTAAGCCCGTGGCTTTGTTTTTAAGTGCCCATGCAAAGAATCAGCGGTTTCAGCGTATTGAAATCAGTGAAGAGCAAGGGCGAGTGATCCACATATATCTGGGTGAGGGGGGAAGCTCTTGCCATCTAGAGTATCGATTAATCCCGCGGCAAAGTAATTTGATCGTGACCACTCAGGACAAGACGATTTCGTGGTATCAAGTGCGTGATTTGCCTCCGCATCAGCCTGTTGAGGGAGGCTCCGAAGAAGAGGTGCGGTCTTTAACCTTTATGAATGCTCAATGGAGCTTGCGTAAAGGGTTTTCTCACGACTCGGCCTCTAGCCCTAAAGTGCAGACACAGATGACCCCCTATGAAAAGTGGAAGCGCAATAAAGAGAAAGATCTGCAAAAAAAGAAGGCGGCCTTAGAAAAGATTCAAACTCAAATCGCACAGTATCAAAACGAAGAGTGGCAGGCTGTCGGAGAGTACATCAAACATTATGGGTTAAAGTCATTGAAACCTGAATGGAGCGTGTACGTCGATTTTACTAAGTCACGCAGCGAGAACATGCAGATTTGTTTTGAAAAAGCTAAGGCTGCAAAAAATAAAGTCGTCGGAGCGAGCGATCGCTTGGCTTCGATACAGCACGAGATAGAGGGCTTACAGGATTTAAGTGAGTCAAAATTTGAAGAGCATTTGCAGCAATTGGCAAAGGTTCAAAAATCATCTTCACCGGCGCGTGAGGTGACAGGACGCCTGCGTAAGCATGTACTCGCAGACTCTGGATTGACCTCTTATATGGGGAAGAGCGCTGCGGACAACATGAATTTGCTTAAAAAATCAAAACCACATGACTACTGGCTACATCTTAAAGATTATCCGAGCGCCCATGCGATCATTCATAGAAATAAGACGCAGCCTGTTTCTGATGCTAATCTACGAGAAGTCGGTCAATGGCTTGTCAAAGAGGGGCTTGCTTCTAAGGCCAGTGCTGGCGTTAAGTATGCGGTGGTCATAGTGGAGTGTCGCTTTGTGAAGCCCCTTAAGGGAGATAAGCTAGGGCGCGTCACCTATCATAATGCCCGTGAATTCTTGATTGCCGTTTAAAATTTCAATATCATTTTGATTGTCAGTTTAATGTAAAGAACAACGGAGTGTTTTTTATGATTGAAGTCAGTCATCTGTCTAAAAGTTATGGCGAGCGTAAAGCTATATCGGATCTTAACTTCATTATAGAAAAAGGAGAAGTCGTCGGCTTACTTGGGCCTAATGGGGCTGGAAAGTCGACCACCATGAAAATCATCACGGGATTTATGGCTCCTACTTCAGGGCACGCCAAAATCTGTGGTTATGATGTTTATGAAAACCCTTTAGAAGTCAAAAAACGTATTGGATATTTACCTGAAACACCTCCGCTGTATGTGGATATGTTGGTTCAGGATTACTTGAAGTTTGTAGCCGAGTTGAAGTGTGTGCCAGCAAATCAGATTAAAGCTTCTATTGATCGTGCTTTGGATAAGACACAACTCAGTCATGTCCGACATCGCTTGATTAAGAATCTTTCGAAGGGGTTTAAACAGCGAGTGGGTATTGCACAGGCCTTAGTGTCCAATCCTGAAGTTCTTGTATTGGATGAGCCAACTGTGGGCCTTGATCCTAAGCAAGTTGCTGAGATACGAGATCTCATTCGTGAGCTGAAAGGTGAGCACACGGTGATTTTGTCGACCCATATTTTATCAGAAGTACAAGCGACGTGCAGTAAAGTGATCATTATCAATGAAGGTCAGATCGTAGCAGAAGACTCTATCGAAGGAATCGAAAAGTGGAACAAGGGCACGATCTTGTTAAATCTTAAGACGCGCAAACCATTGCAGCAGGCAGACGTATTAAGCCGTGTTGCTGGGGTTATTGCGGTTGAGGCTATTACCGATCAACATTATCGCATCAAATTAGAAGAGAACGAAAATCTAATAGATCAGGTCGCAACGGCTGTTATTCAGTCTGGGGCGGGGCTATTAGAACTAGCGCCGTCTAAAGCGAATTTAGAGGAAGTGTTCTTAAAGTTGACCTACGGGCAACAACAGGAAAGGGCAGACGTATGATGAAAGCCACGTACACTATCTTTAAAAAAGAGCTGGCAGGATTTTTTAAAAGTCCCCTGTTTTACTTTTTGTCTTTTACAATGACGATTTTACTGAGCATTTTATTTTCTATTTCTTTAGAAAAATTTGCGCAGGCATCAGGAAATGCGGTTATGCAATTCGGTGCTTCGGCGCAGATGCTCAATATTCACTATGCTGTGTTTTTACCGCATTTATCTATTATGAATTTGATCTTCATCTTCTTGATACCGGCTTTGTGTATGAAACTCTTGTCAGAAGAAAAGAAAATGCGAACTTTCGATCTGCTCTTGACCTCACCTGTTAGTTCAGCTTCGATTGTTTTGGGAAAATACTTTGCGGCTTTAGTGACAGTCTTAGCCCTTATTTTGGTATCCTTTGTGTATCCAGCAGTCAGTCGCCGCGTCTTTGAGTTTTCATGGGCCCCGACAATTGTTGCCGCATTAGGGATATTCTTAGTGGCCGCTGTTTATACCGCAATGAGCATGTTTGCCTCAAGCTTAACTGAAAATGGACTGGTGGCTTTTGTTCTATCAATCGTCTTAAATCTTTCCGTGTGGTTCATCGGAGCCTTAAATGAGTCTTTTGATGGCTCGACGTTAAAGGCTGTCTTAGAGCACTTATCATTGAACACTCATTTGGCGGCGATGATCGAAGGGACCATTCGCACAAATGGTCTGATTTTTTTCCTCAGTTTGATTTTCTTATTTTGTTTTTTGACAGAGCGAGTAGTTGAGTCTGCTCGGTGGAGGGCGTAATGAGTAAAAAAGGACGCTTGTTTTTTGCATTAGGACTTCTAAGCTTATTAGCACTTGTTGGTTTGTTCTTCGCGGTTGGTGTGTGGATGCCATTTATGTGGGTTATCATTGCAACGGCCGTTATTGCTTTTGCTGGTGGTTTTTATCAAGATCGTAAAACGATCAAAGAGTTCTTCACCATGAAAGCCACAAAGCATGGAATGAATATGGGTGTCATGGTTCTATTAGCCATTGTGTTCTTAAGTGCGATTAATTTTACTGGAGCAAGACACTACAAAGCTTTTGATTTTTCAAGTAACCAAATCAATTCTATTTCTGAACAGTCTAAAAACATTTTAAATTCGTTAGATTCAGATTTACGCGTTTACTTCTTTTATAAAACTGGAGTCGAACGTTCTGAGGAAAATAAACGTCTTTTCCGCGAGCTAGTGAAGCACTATCAGGATGTAAACACCAAGGTAAAGTTGGATATAGTTGAAATCAACGAAAGGCCCTCATTGGCGCGTGAGTTTGAAGCGACCAATGGTGCTGGGGAAGCTTTTCTGGACTATAAAGGTAGCCGGAATAAAATTGAAAACTACAGCGAACAAGACTTTACAAATGCCATCATCAAGGCGACTAGAAAAAGTAAAAAGAATATTTACTTTTTAGAGGGCCATGGCGAGCGTAGTTTAGACGATGAAAAAAGCGAGTTGAGTTTGTCCGGCTTTCGACAGATGTTGGAAAAGAACTCTTACGAAGTTAAGAAGCTGAGTTTAACTAAGGAAACTAGAGTACCTAGCGATGCCCATGTGCTTGTGATTGCGGGTCCTCATCAGCAAATTTTAGCAGCGGAAGCAAAGGCCATTGAAGACTATTTAAAAAATGGCGGACATCTATTTTTGTTGTTAGATGAAAAAACACCGATGGGCCTTGGTGGATTACTCAAGTCATTTGGATTAGAGCTAGAGCCACATTATGTCTATAACGTATTTAACTCGCCAATGGGGCAAGTTGTAAATGCGCAAGCGGCGACAGTGGCGGTGGACTATTCGACGTCAAATGACATCACGAAGTTATTCACGAGCAGTCAGATGACACTTTTTAGAAATCCACATTCTTTCAAATTAACGGAGCATGACAGTGCGATTAATCAAGAAGTCATTGTTAAGACACCTCAGTCATCTGTGGCCTTAGCTGATGTTGACAGTACAGATTATACAGGCACTCCGAAGTCATTTAACTTAGGCGTTCATGTCCGAGGTAAACTTGGAGGATCTGCAAAAGAATTTTCAGCCGTAGTGTTTTCGGATGTGGATTTCTTAAGTAATATTTTGCTTTATCAAAACCTTAATCGTGACCTAGCTTTAAATACTATCGCTGCTTTGGCTCAAGAAACCGATTTGATTTCGATATCGGCAAAAGAGCCTCAGGCGACGAAGATGTTATTAAGTCCACCTGAATTCAATCAATTTTTTAAATTTACAGTGGTGGGGCTATTCTTGCCTTTGCCATTTGTATTTATGATTCTAAGTATCGTCCTTTGGTATAAACGGAGACACGCTTAATGAAAATCAATCGCACGGCTCTTTTCGCCTTTCTGACTCTTGTGACAGTATCTATCGTATATCTTTTCGATTACGATGCTGAAAAAAAACAGGAAGAAAAGGACACAGCAGTTGTTTTGGACTACGACATGGACCAGATCAACTATTTCCAAATAATTAAAGGCGAATCAAAATTAGCTTTGCAAAAAAATGAACAGGGCTGGTCTTTATTAGAGCCTATTCAAGACATTGCTGATAATGATAATGTGGAAGATTTTTTGAAAAAAATGACCACTGAAAAACAAATATCAGTCGTTAAGAATACTAAAGAAGATTTAACTGAAATTGAACTGAAAGAATTTGGCTTGGATAAGCCAGAAGCTGTTTTTGTTTTTAAAAATAATTTGGGAAATACTAGACGAATTTCAGTGGGCTCTGTACAGAATTACGAAGGTGATAGTTACTTAAGAATTGACTCGGAAAATCGCGTTTTATTAGCGCGTTCTGTATGGACCAGCCAAGCGAAAAACGAAATGATTTTTTATCGGGATAAACGACTCTTTCGTGGCAACTTAGCTCATATCGATAACATCCGTATTAAATCTTTACGTGATGATTTCCAGATGCATAAAATCGACAATGTTTGGGCTGGCAAAGGGGAAATAGTTCCACTTGATCAGAACAAAGTGCGCGAGTTGCTAAGCAGTATCGTCGATGCAAAGATCGAGGCTTATTTATTTGAAGGGGAGCCATCTCATCGAGTTATTCAAGAAAAGGGTTTAGAAAAAGAACAGGGTATCTATTTAGAGCTCTCTTCTTCTGACACGAGCTGGGCGGCAGCTATCAATCTTCATGTACAGGATAAAACTTTATACGCTCTAACAGAACGACCAACATTTCTTGTTCGTCTAGAAGTGGGAGCATGGGAAAAGTTTGGTAATCTTGAAATGGATGGCTTTAAAGATCGTACAACGGCATTAGCTTTCAATCGCAAAGAGGTGTCTAAGTTGTACTTTAAAGAAAATGGGGCTGAAAAAGAGATCTCCGTTGAAAATGGTAACTGGTCTTTAAAGAAAGGCGATACGTTTCAGCTATTAGATCAGCAATTAGTGAATAATACCATTGATCAGATCCACGAAATGAAAATCTCTGACTTTATTGAAGACGAAAGCGGTAAAACAAAGTTTTCTGGCAGTAATATTCTGATATTAAAATCTGCAGCAGATAAACTATTGTTACAATTAAACTGGGGACCGTCTTTCACGAAAACTAAAGATGGACAGAGTCAGGATTATTACTACACGCGAACACATCAATCAGATGTGATTTTTGCCATGGAAAAGCCAATCATTGATTCACTTGCTTTGACAAAACTAGTTGAAGTTAGCGGAGACAAGCAAAAGCAAGGTGCACATGTTGAATAGTGTTAAATTTAAGTCTCCTACACGTGTAGATCTATCTGGCGGTACGCTGGATATGTGGCCATTGTTTAATTTTACTAATAATGCTGTCACCATTAATTTAGCGATTGATATTTGGACGACATGTGAAGTCCACGCTCGTACGGACTCTCAGTTGAAGATTAAGTCATTGGATTTGAATAAAGAGTGGACGTTTGCAGATGCACAGAGCTTTTTTGAATCCACAGATTCAAATATCAAACTCTATCAAGCGATCTTGTCCGCATTTCGCCACGAGATTTTGAATTTAAAGACAGGGTTTGAGTTGCAAACTCAGTCTCAAAGTCCGATTGGTGGCGGGCTTGGTGGTAGCAGCAGTTTAACGATTTCTATGCTAAAGGCACTAGGTGCCTTTTTGCAGTTACCGAAACTGGAAGTGAATGAAATCGTTCATTTAGCTCATAACTTGGAAGCGAAGTTATTAAGAACGCCAACAGGAACACAGGATTATTATCCTGCGGTAACGGGTGGGTTGAGTTTTATTGACTACAATGAAAAAGAAATTTCACAGGAAGTTTTGTCCTTAGATGGAACACCTTTTGCTGAAAACTTTTTATTGGTTTATACGGGGCGCTCGCATCACAGTGGTTTAAATAATTTTGAAGTGTTGAAATCAGCGGTAGAGGGTGATGCTGTTGTCTTAGAGGCGCTGAACGAGATCAAGAGTATCTCGGAAGAGTTGCGTGAGGTTATACGCGCTCAGCGCTGGGCTGAAATTCCAGCTCTTTTTAAAAGGGAATATAATGCTCGTATTCGCCTAACTCCTGCTTTTAGCAGTCCAGAAATCGAGAAATTATCTGAGATTTGCTTAGCGGCGGGAGCACAGGCTGTTAAAATATGT encodes the following:
- a CDS encoding NFACT RNA binding domain-containing protein — encoded protein: MKTPSFLELKSLVEYLTEELRDAQLQEVIPYEDELLLGFYRFTQEPKMLYLALDMDRPFPFLGVLYQLPKNRVKKTKPVALFLSAHAKNQRFQRIEISEEQGRVIHIYLGEGGSSCHLEYRLIPRQSNLIVTTQDKTISWYQVRDLPPHQPVEGGSEEEVRSLTFMNAQWSLRKGFSHDSASSPKVQTQMTPYEKWKRNKEKDLQKKKAALEKIQTQIAQYQNEEWQAVGEYIKHYGLKSLKPEWSVYVDFTKSRSENMQICFEKAKAAKNKVVGASDRLASIQHEIEGLQDLSESKFEEHLQQLAKVQKSSSPAREVTGRLRKHVLADSGLTSYMGKSAADNMNLLKKSKPHDYWLHLKDYPSAHAIIHRNKTQPVSDANLREVGQWLVKEGLASKASAGVKYAVVIVECRFVKPLKGDKLGRVTYHNAREFLIAV
- a CDS encoding ABC transporter ATP-binding protein; this encodes MIEVSHLSKSYGERKAISDLNFIIEKGEVVGLLGPNGAGKSTTMKIITGFMAPTSGHAKICGYDVYENPLEVKKRIGYLPETPPLYVDMLVQDYLKFVAELKCVPANQIKASIDRALDKTQLSHVRHRLIKNLSKGFKQRVGIAQALVSNPEVLVLDEPTVGLDPKQVAEIRDLIRELKGEHTVILSTHILSEVQATCSKVIIINEGQIVAEDSIEGIEKWNKGTILLNLKTRKPLQQADVLSRVAGVIAVEAITDQHYRIKLEENENLIDQVATAVIQSGAGLLELAPSKANLEEVFLKLTYGQQQERADV
- a CDS encoding ABC transporter permease subunit — protein: MMKATYTIFKKELAGFFKSPLFYFLSFTMTILLSILFSISLEKFAQASGNAVMQFGASAQMLNIHYAVFLPHLSIMNLIFIFLIPALCMKLLSEEKKMRTFDLLLTSPVSSASIVLGKYFAALVTVLALILVSFVYPAVSRRVFEFSWAPTIVAALGIFLVAAVYTAMSMFASSLTENGLVAFVLSIVLNLSVWFIGALNESFDGSTLKAVLEHLSLNTHLAAMIEGTIRTNGLIFFLSLIFLFCFLTERVVESARWRA
- a CDS encoding GldG family protein, with amino-acid sequence MSKKGRLFFALGLLSLLALVGLFFAVGVWMPFMWVIIATAVIAFAGGFYQDRKTIKEFFTMKATKHGMNMGVMVLLAIVFLSAINFTGARHYKAFDFSSNQINSISEQSKNILNSLDSDLRVYFFYKTGVERSEENKRLFRELVKHYQDVNTKVKLDIVEINERPSLAREFEATNGAGEAFLDYKGSRNKIENYSEQDFTNAIIKATRKSKKNIYFLEGHGERSLDDEKSELSLSGFRQMLEKNSYEVKKLSLTKETRVPSDAHVLVIAGPHQQILAAEAKAIEDYLKNGGHLFLLLDEKTPMGLGGLLKSFGLELEPHYVYNVFNSPMGQVVNAQAATVAVDYSTSNDITKLFTSSQMTLFRNPHSFKLTEHDSAINQEVIVKTPQSSVALADVDSTDYTGTPKSFNLGVHVRGKLGGSAKEFSAVVFSDVDFLSNILLYQNLNRDLALNTIAALAQETDLISISAKEPQATKMLLSPPEFNQFFKFTVVGLFLPLPFVFMILSIVLWYKRRHA
- a CDS encoding DUF4340 domain-containing protein → MKINRTALFAFLTLVTVSIVYLFDYDAEKKQEEKDTAVVLDYDMDQINYFQIIKGESKLALQKNEQGWSLLEPIQDIADNDNVEDFLKKMTTEKQISVVKNTKEDLTEIELKEFGLDKPEAVFVFKNNLGNTRRISVGSVQNYEGDSYLRIDSENRVLLARSVWTSQAKNEMIFYRDKRLFRGNLAHIDNIRIKSLRDDFQMHKIDNVWAGKGEIVPLDQNKVRELLSSIVDAKIEAYLFEGEPSHRVIQEKGLEKEQGIYLELSSSDTSWAAAINLHVQDKTLYALTERPTFLVRLEVGAWEKFGNLEMDGFKDRTTALAFNRKEVSKLYFKENGAEKEISVENGNWSLKKGDTFQLLDQQLVNNTIDQIHEMKISDFIEDESGKTKFSGSNILILKSAADKLLLQLNWGPSFTKTKDGQSQDYYYTRTHQSDVIFAMEKPIIDSLALTKLVEVSGDKQKQGAHVE
- a CDS encoding galactokinase, whose product is MLNSVKFKSPTRVDLSGGTLDMWPLFNFTNNAVTINLAIDIWTTCEVHARTDSQLKIKSLDLNKEWTFADAQSFFESTDSNIKLYQAILSAFRHEILNLKTGFELQTQSQSPIGGGLGGSSSLTISMLKALGAFLQLPKLEVNEIVHLAHNLEAKLLRTPTGTQDYYPAVTGGLSFIDYNEKEISQEVLSLDGTPFAENFLLVYTGRSHHSGLNNFEVLKSAVEGDAVVLEALNEIKSISEELREVIRAQRWAEIPALFKREYNARIRLTPAFSSPEIEKLSEICLAAGAQAVKICGAGGGGCVLVWVSPDFREKVVSACQKEKFQCLNAKPINPLTE